The Mariprofundus sp. NF sequence AAGGCGATAAAGAAGGCGATAAAGATCCATATCTGCCACTCAAGATTGAACGGGTAATCCATAAAGGCCAGCAGACTGAAAGTTTTACCTGCCTCAAAATACATGGCCAATAGCGCAATCAGCATCAGAACCGAACCAGCCAGCGTATAGAGGAAGAATTTAAGTGTGGCATACACACGGTTTTTGCCACCCCAGATACCGATAATCAGGTACATCGGAATCAGCAGTGCCTCCCAGAAGAAGTAGAACAGCACCGCATCCATGGAAGCGAACACACCAATCAGCGTGGTCTCCAATACCAGGAAAGCGATCATATACTCTTTAACACGACTCTGAATGCAGCGCCATGCCGAGATGATACATATAACCGTCAGGAAGCTGGTCAGTACAATGAACGGCATGGAGATACCATCCACGCCCAACTGGTAGTTGATATTAAATGTTGATATCCACGGAGCAAACTCCTCAAACTGCATGTGAGATGTAGTCTCATCAAACATAAATGCCAGAGGCAGCGTGACGATAAAGGCAGCGATCGATACAGCCAGGCTGGCCCAGCGTACAGCATCATCACCTTTAACGAATAGCCAGATCACCAGTGCACCTGCAAGCGGTAGGAAGATGCTCAGTGAGAGAATCGGAAAGTCCAGAACGTTATGCAACTCCATTTCTCTCCCCTTAAGCCTTCAGCAACAGATAGGTCAGCAGCACAAACACGCCACTCACCATCGCAAATGCGTAGTGATATACAAATCCGGTCTGCATGGCCCGCATACGTGCCGCACCAGCGATAATGTTATCAATAATACCTTTGTGAATCGCACCCTTGTCGATCACTCCAAGGTCACCCTTCTGCCACAGGAAGGTACCAAGTGCGCGAGCTGGTCGAATAAAGATCTTCTCGTAGAGCTCATCCCAGTACCATTTGTTAAGCAGGAAGGTGTAAATCGGACCGGAAGCTGCAGCAATCTTGGCAGGCATCGTGGTCTCTTTGAAATACATAAAGTAAGCCAGCCCTATGCCACTCAGTGCAAGCCAGAATGGCATCGTAAATGGCGCATGCAGCATCATGCCCAGAGCGCCGTGAGCGCCCCCCTCTGCGGCCATGGTCATCAGCGGATTATGTGCATCCATAACAAAAATCGCATCGCCGAAGTAACCATTGAGCACTTCAGGGTTGGCAATATCCAATACAGCCACACCCCAGAGACCGGAACCGACTGCACCAACTGCGAGAATAATCAGCGGAATCGTAATCACCTTAGGCGACTCGTGCAGATGGCTTTTGGTCTGAGGATCAACACGATCCGAGTTATGGAAGGTGAGGAAGAACATACGGAAGGTGTAGAAGGCAGTCATAAACACACCGGTCAGCACGGCGAAGGTTGCAAAGCTGCCAACCCAACCATACTCGGTGAATTCACGTGCCATCGTTGCTTCAATAATCAGATCCTTGGAGAAGAAACCTGCAAATGGCGGCACTCCGGCCAGGGCGAGTGCTGCCAGGAACATGGTGATATAGGTAACCGGCATATATTTGCGCAGCTGTCCCATCTTGCGAATGTCCTGTTCAGCCATAACAGCATGGATCACAGAACCTGCCGCCAGAAAGAGCAGTGCTTTAAAATAGGCGTGTGTCATCAGATGAAAGATCGACGCTGAGTATGCAGAGACACCCAGACCAACAAACATATAACCGAGCTGAGAACAGGTGGAGTATGCAATCACACGTTTAATATCATTCTGCACCAGACCGATGGTTGCACACATCCAGGCGGTAATCGCACCCACCAGTGTTACGACAACCAAGGCAGTCTCTGAGAACTCAAACATTGGTGACAGGCGTGCCACCATAAATACACCGGCAGTTACCATCGTTGCCGCATGGATCAGTGCGGAGATCGGGGTTGGACCTTCCATGGAGTCAGGCAGCCATACATGCAGCGGCACCTGACCCGATTTACCCATGGCACCGACAAACAGCGCTAGGCAGATAAAGGTGATAGCAGCGATATCCCAACCCATAAAGCCGAGTGTAATATTCTGCGCCACAAAATCAGGTGTCATGGCAAATACAGTCTTATATTCAACCGAACCGTAGTAGTACCAGACAGCCAGGATACCGACAGCAAAGCCGAAGTCGCCGACACGGTTAACGATAAAGGCCTTCATGGCAGCGTAGTTGGCACTCTCACGCTTGAACCAGAAACCGATCAGCAGGTAGGAGAAGAGACCTACAGCCTCCCAACCGAAGAACAGTGTGAAGAAGTTATTACCCATCACCAGCACCAGCATCGAGAAGGTAAAGGCTGAGATGTAGGCGAAGAAACGCGGATAACCGGGATCTCCGTGCATATAACCGATGGTGTAGATATGCACACAAGCTGAAACAACGGTCACAGTGACCATCATGATGGTTGTCAGGCGATCAATAAGTAGCCCGACAGGCACCACGAAATCACCTGCAATCATCCAGGTCCAGAGGTTGCCGTGGAATGAGGCGCCAGCCATAACCTGTGTAAAGACATGGATTGAGAGCAGCGCGGATAGAATAACAAAGCCGGATGTGATCGTGTGAGCCATTCTCTCTTTCATGGCCCAGCCGAACAGGCCGGCAATCAGCGCACCGATCAGCGGCAGCGCGGGAATAGCGAGCAGCTCAGTCGTACTCAGTGTTAATGCGGTCTCTTGCACTGGAACTCCCCCTTATCCCTGCAACGTGTTGATATCTTCGATATCGATCGAACGACGCAGTCGATAGAACGAAACGAGAATCGCAAGGCCCACTGCCACTTCACAGGCAGCAACTGTCAACACGAAAAATACAAATATCTGACCCGAGAGGTCATTCAGGTAGTGTGAAAATGCTACGAAATTGATATTCACAGCCAACAACATCAGTTCGATACACATCAGAATCGTAATCACATTCTTCCGATTCAGAAACAGGCCGATAATGCCGAGCGAAAACAGTGCGGCACTTACTATTAGGTATTGAGATAGTCCAATCATCACATACTCACCTTACGCACACGATCTTCTCTGCGCACCTTCACCTGTGCAGTCATATTCTGATACTTGGCATCCTTACGCTCACGAATGGTCAATACGACCGCACCGATCAGCGCCACCAGTAGAATAATCGCAGCAATTTCGAAACCGAGCAGATACCGGGTATAGAGAATCTGACCAATCTCTTTGGTATTGTTCACTTCCTGACCCATATGTGTCACGGTAGCCATAGCACCATCAGTAAACACACCGGAACTTGAGGCTGCGATAAACTCCACCATCAGAATCACAGCGATCATGCCACCCAATGGCAGATACTGCAGGAAACCTTCACGCAGCTTTGCAGCATTCACTTCCAGCATCATGATCACGAACATAAACAGCACCATCACCGCACCAACGTAGATCAGGATCAGAATGATACCGAGGAACTCCGCATCAAGCAGGAAGAACAGGCCTGAAGCGTTGAAGAAGCAGAAAATAAGGAACATCACCGAATGCATGGTGTTGCGCGCCAGCACCACCCCCATACCGGAGAGCACAGACATGCCGCCAAACATGTAAAAAAACGCGGTTTCGAGCATCTTTCCTCCTAATTCCCGCGCTTAACTGTAGCGCGCATCAGCAGCGAGATTCGCTGCGATCTGTTTCTCATAACGGTCACCATTGGCAAGGAGCATCTTCTTATCGTAGTAGAGCTCTGCACGTGTTTCACATGCATACTCAAACTCCTGCGTTTCAACAATTGCATCCACCGGGCACGCTTCCTGACAGAAACCGCAGTAGATGCATTTTGAAAAATCGATGTCGTAACGGGTGGTTCGGCGTGAACCATCATCCCGCTCTTCGGATTCAATCCAGATTGCAGTTGCAGGACATACCACTTCACACAATTTACATGCGATACAGCGCTCTTCACCGGACTCATAACGACGCAGCGCATGCAGACCACGGAAACGTGGAGAGAGTGGCGTTTTCTGCTCCGGATACTCGATCGTAATCTTCTTCTTGAACAGGTAGCGACCCGTAACAGAGAGACCAATCAGAAGCTCCCAAAGGAACCATGTCTTAAAAGCTCGTTTCAGCATGCCATTACCTCCACGCCAGCCAGAAGTCGATAATACCATCCAGACCCGGAGTATAGATGAACATACCCATTACAAAGATCCAGCCCAGTGTCCATGGCAGGAAGATTTTCCAGCCCAGACGCATCATCTGATCATAGCGGTAGCGCGGGAAGGTTGCGCGGAACCAGATGAAGACAAAGATCAGGAATGCGGATTTACCCAGCAGCCAAACTGTGCCCGGAATAACATCCAGCGCAGGGATCGGCGCATACCAGCCACCCAGGAACAAAATCGAGGTCATCAGGCTAATCAGAATCATGGCGCCATACTCAGCCAGTGAGAATGTGGCGAACCACATGCCTGAATACTCGGTGTGATAACCGGAAACCAGCTCTTCGGTTTCAGTCAGATCAAACGGGGTACGTCCAACTTCTGCACAGCCTGAGATAAAGTAAACAATCAGCATCGGGAAGAGAGGAATCATATACCAGTGTAGGATACCGCCAGCCTGAGCATGTACGATATCAGAGAGATTCAGAGAGCCGGCCAGCATCATCACTGTTACAAGGCCGAAACCCATAGAGATTTCGTAGGAGATCATCTGACAAGTCGAGCGGATCGAGCCGATAATCGGATACTTGGAGTTCGAGGCCCAGCCCGCCATCAGTATGCCATAGATAGAGAGCGAAGAGATCGCCATCACATAGAGTAGCCCCATATTGAGATTAGAGATCGCCATCACATGAGGTGTATCCCAGATGCCAAACAGCGAAGTCTCACCAAAGGGAACAACCGCAAAAGCGATCAGTGCAGGAACCAGTGACATCAGCGGCGCACCGACAAACAGTAGCTTATTGGCACGAGCTGGAATAATCGTCTCTTTCAGGAACAGCTTCAGACCATCAGCAAGCGGCTGCAGCAATCCTGCAGGACCTACGCGGTTACAGCCCTGACGAACCTGTACCCAGCCGATAATGCGGCGTTCAAAATAGGTAATATAGGCAACGGAGAGCGCAACAGGAGCTGCGATCGCCAGAATTTCCAGCGCCCAGATACCGGCCTGAATGGCCATATCAACTACACTCATTCGGCACCCCCACCAATAGAAGCCGCCGTGACATCAGAGAGATCACCGGCAACGCCACGCTTGGCTATAAACAGTACGCCCGGTGCCACATCTTCACGAACACCCACGTTAAAGTTCTGCTCACCCAGGAAAGAGCTGACCTTAAGATCACCGGCACTCAAACCCCTGGCCGCCAATGTATCCGGATGTACCAGCACATCATCCAGAGCATTACGTACACCCGCCTCAGAGAGAAGCGCGGAAGCGCGGGCCCACATGCCTTCGCGGTACATCGAATAACGGCTGACCACATCCAGCTCGAAACTATCTGTTCTTGCCGCTGGCAACGCAGCTGCATCACGATTACGGGCCGGAGCAATCAACTCACCATCACCACTATCGCACCAGGCATCAGAGAGTGATGACATACGTGCACAAACTTCTTTACGCAGCTCATCCAGACTCACAACAGGAACTTCGCCACCCATCACCTGAATAAGGCGCATCATCACCTTCCAGAGCGGACGCTCCTGACCCAGTGATTTAATGGGATTGGTTGCCACACGAACGCGGCCTTCCATATTTACAAAGGTACCTTCAATTTCGGAGTAAGCGGCAGCAGGAAGCTGAACTTCCGCATATTCACCCATCTCACCAGAAATCGCACCCACCTGAACCAGTGGCACATTCTTCAACGCTGCCTTGGCAGCTGATGGGAACAGCCCGTCACCAACCGGATCACTTCCAACAAGAATCAGTGCATCAAGTTCACCTGCAGTTGCTGCAGCAAAAATCT is a genomic window containing:
- the nuoK gene encoding NADH-quinone oxidoreductase subunit NuoK, which translates into the protein MIGLSQYLIVSAALFSLGIIGLFLNRKNVITILMCIELMLLAVNINFVAFSHYLNDLSGQIFVFFVLTVAACEVAVGLAILVSFYRLRRSIDIEDINTLQG
- a CDS encoding NADH-quinone oxidoreductase subunit J; translated protein: MLETAFFYMFGGMSVLSGMGVVLARNTMHSVMFLIFCFFNASGLFFLLDAEFLGIILILIYVGAVMVLFMFVIMMLEVNAAKLREGFLQYLPLGGMIAVILMVEFIAASSSGVFTDGAMATVTHMGQEVNNTKEIGQILYTRYLLGFEIAAIILLVALIGAVVLTIRERKDAKYQNMTAQVKVRREDRVRKVSM
- the nuoL gene encoding NADH-quinone oxidoreductase subunit L; its protein translation is MQETALTLSTTELLAIPALPLIGALIAGLFGWAMKERMAHTITSGFVILSALLSIHVFTQVMAGASFHGNLWTWMIAGDFVVPVGLLIDRLTTIMMVTVTVVSACVHIYTIGYMHGDPGYPRFFAYISAFTFSMLVLVMGNNFFTLFFGWEAVGLFSYLLIGFWFKRESANYAAMKAFIVNRVGDFGFAVGILAVWYYYGSVEYKTVFAMTPDFVAQNITLGFMGWDIAAITFICLALFVGAMGKSGQVPLHVWLPDSMEGPTPISALIHAATMVTAGVFMVARLSPMFEFSETALVVVTLVGAITAWMCATIGLVQNDIKRVIAYSTCSQLGYMFVGLGVSAYSASIFHLMTHAYFKALLFLAAGSVIHAVMAEQDIRKMGQLRKYMPVTYITMFLAALALAGVPPFAGFFSKDLIIEATMAREFTEYGWVGSFATFAVLTGVFMTAFYTFRMFFLTFHNSDRVDPQTKSHLHESPKVITIPLIILAVGAVGSGLWGVAVLDIANPEVLNGYFGDAIFVMDAHNPLMTMAAEGGAHGALGMMLHAPFTMPFWLALSGIGLAYFMYFKETTMPAKIAAASGPIYTFLLNKWYWDELYEKIFIRPARALGTFLWQKGDLGVIDKGAIHKGIIDNIIAGAARMRAMQTGFVYHYAFAMVSGVFVLLTYLLLKA
- the nuoH gene encoding NADH-quinone oxidoreductase subunit NuoH — its product is MSVVDMAIQAGIWALEILAIAAPVALSVAYITYFERRIIGWVQVRQGCNRVGPAGLLQPLADGLKLFLKETIIPARANKLLFVGAPLMSLVPALIAFAVVPFGETSLFGIWDTPHVMAISNLNMGLLYVMAISSLSIYGILMAGWASNSKYPIIGSIRSTCQMISYEISMGFGLVTVMMLAGSLNLSDIVHAQAGGILHWYMIPLFPMLIVYFISGCAEVGRTPFDLTETEELVSGYHTEYSGMWFATFSLAEYGAMILISLMTSILFLGGWYAPIPALDVIPGTVWLLGKSAFLIFVFIWFRATFPRYRYDQMMRLGWKIFLPWTLGWIFVMGMFIYTPGLDGIIDFWLAWR
- the nuoI gene encoding NADH-quinone oxidoreductase subunit NuoI, producing the protein MLKRAFKTWFLWELLIGLSVTGRYLFKKKITIEYPEQKTPLSPRFRGLHALRRYESGEERCIACKLCEVVCPATAIWIESEERDDGSRRTTRYDIDFSKCIYCGFCQEACPVDAIVETQEFEYACETRAELYYDKKMLLANGDRYEKQIAANLAADARYS